In Felis catus isolate Fca126 chromosome C2, F.catus_Fca126_mat1.0, whole genome shotgun sequence, a single window of DNA contains:
- the HSPA13 gene encoding heat shock 70 kDa protein 13, with product MRRRKRTTLPSRPWGCGAAWGRYLTSGTVIPSLFGGTVMAGEMTILGSAVLTLLLAGYLAQQYLPLPTPKVIGIDLGTTYCSVGVFFPGTGKVKVIPDENGHISIPSMVSFTDDDVYVGYESLELADSNPQNTIYDAKRFIGKIFTPEELEAEIGRYPFKVLNKNGMVEFSVTSNETITVSPEYVGSRLLLKLKEMAEEYLGMPVANAVISVPAEFDLKQRNSTIEAANLAGLKILRVINEPTAAAMAYGLHKADVFHVLVIDLGGGTLDVSLLNKQGGMFLTRAMSGNNKLGGQDFNQRLLQYLYKQIYQTYGFRPSRKEEIHRLRQAVEMVKLNLTLHQSAQLSVLLTVEEEDKKEPQSRDTELPKDRFSPADGHHVNSVFGAGLSEKKSGESQVLFETEISRKLFDTLNEDLFQKILVPIQQVLKEGHLEKTEIDEVVLVGGSTRIPRIRQVIQEFFGKDPNTSVDPDLAVVTGVAIQAGIDGGSWPLQVSALEIPNKHLQKTNFN from the exons ATGCGTCGGAGAAAAAGAACTACATTACCCAGTAGGCCTTGGGGCTGCGGGGCGGCGTGGGGGCGTTACCTCACGTCTGGTACAGTCATCCCAAGCCTCTTCGGCGGGACTGTGATGGCCGGAGAGATGACGATCTTAG GATCAGCTGTTTTGACTCTCCTGTTGGCTGGCTATTTGGCACAACAGTATTTACCATTGCCTACTCCTAAAGTGATTGGCATTGACCTTGGCACCACCTACTGTTCGGTTGGGGTGTTTTTTCCTGGCACAGGAAAAGTAAAGGTCATTCCAGATGAAAATGGGCATATCAGTATACCCAGCATGGTGTCCTTTACTGACGATGATGTGTATGTGGGTTATGAAAGCTTAGAGCTCGCAGATTCAAATCCTCAGAACACAATATATGATGCCAAAAGATTCATAGGCAAGATATTTACCCCAGAAGAGCTGGAGGCTGAGATTGGCAGATACCCATTTAAG gttttaaacaaaaatggaatgGTTGAGTTTTCGGTGACAAGTAATGAGACCATCACCGTTTCCCCAGAATATGTTGGCTCTAGACTACTGTTGAAGTTAAAGGAAATGGCAGAGGAGTATCTCGGAATGCCAGTTGCTAATGCGGTTATTTCTGTACCAGCAGAATTTGATCTAAAACAGAGAAATTCAACAATTGAAGCTGCTAACCTTGCAG GACTGAAGATCTTGAGGGTAATAAATGAACCCACAGCGGCAGCTATGGCCTATGGCCTCCACAAGGCTGATGTCTTTCACGTCTTGGTGATAGATTTGGGCGGAGGAACTCTAGATGTGTCGTTGCTAAATAAACAAGGAGGAATGTTTCTAACCCGAGCAATGTCTG GAAACAATAAACTTGGAGGACAGGACTTCAATCAAAGATTGCTTCAGTACTTATATAAACAGATCTATCAAACATACGGCTTTCGACCCTCTAGGAAAGAAGAAATTCACCGATTAAGACAAGCTGTGGAAATGGTCAAATTAAACCTGACTCTTCATCAGTCTGCTCAGTTGTCAGTATTACTAACAGtggaggaagaagacaagaaagaacCTCAGAGTAGGGACACTGAACTGCCAAAGGACAGATTTTCCCCCGCTGATGGCCACCATGTGAACAGTGTGTTTGGAGCTGGcctttctgaaaagaaaagtgGAGAAAGTCAGGTGTTATTTGAAACAGAAATATCACGGAAGCTCTTTGACACCCTTAATGAagatctcttccagaaaatacttGTACCCATTCAGCAAGTACTAAAAGAAGGCCACCTGGAAAAGACTGAGATTGATGAGGTGGTTTTGGTTGGGGGCTCTACTCGTATTCCTCGAATCCGCCAAGTCATTCAAGAGTTCTTTGGAAAGGATCCCAACACTTCTGTAGACCCTGACCTGGCCGTGGTGACAGGAGTGGCCATCCAAGCAGGGATCGATGGAGGCTCTTGGCCTCTTCAAGTCAGTGCTTTAGAAATTCCCAATAAGCATTTACAGAAGACCAACTTCAACTGA